A single region of the Eublepharis macularius isolate TG4126 chromosome 14, MPM_Emac_v1.0, whole genome shotgun sequence genome encodes:
- the GLE1 gene encoding mRNA export factor GLE1 — translation MPSSGRFRMETLEALRSSRKGRLIYCREWDPAGEEILEGYRAPPELSSYSGWVLERVFSHSPKEDPLFTGSASEEEPSPVTAQVSCLTSAVSSASPLLSRPLSTEVPSDSQFYGKWRDPDTNQEIFSLPPPSKSMEVEGLIRLHEEVRRLKGKEELRKRLDQQEQVMKAASEEASELLKRFDELKELKQHQEYQDLQQVIENSCKETQGQQEKLKEEHRRRAKLLNRKLREAEQQRQRQEELERLRKEESQERLRRLYSIQEEVLRINQQIGINNKHKDLPGTDLSAYSNRSNQICGEMSGLVRMANERGFPAQVDVASAEHVLLEMQGLIANMQREIGVAIEEKRRCEEAAAAAARERQKELQKQELAKTQVSKPVMLVEGKSAKAGLQVKAVEKTLQWYQQLQKECEQCIASFSGLADSQDSQVKKIKMDLQKAATIPVSQISIIGGSQLREIFDKINNLLSGKSVQSGGRHVTVSQHPQGLTFVYFKLAEKFVRQGEEEVASHFEAAFPIAVVASGIWELHPKVGDLILAHLHKKCPYAVPFYPALKEGTPLEEYQRTLGYQVQDSKVEPQDNFLKRMSGMIRLYAAILQLRWPYANSQGTHPHGLNHAWCWLAQMLNMEPLADVTATLLFDFLEVCGNALMKQYQVQFWKMILLIREEYFPRIEAVTSAGEMGSLMRFKEFLEKCLQRKEIPLPKGFLPPSFWKS, via the exons ATGCCGTCGTCGGGGCGGTTCCGTATGGAGACCTTGGAGGCTCTCCGGAGCAGCCGCAAAGGGCGGCTGATCTATTGCCGGGAGTGGGACCCGGCGGGCGAG GAAATTCTGGAAGGATACAGAGCCCCCCCTGAGCTGTCTTCCTATTCAGGTTGGGTGCTAGAACGAGTCTTCTCCCACTCTCCAAAAGAAGATCCTCTCTTTACAGGTTCAGCTTCTGAAGAAGAACCCTCTCCTGTTACAGCCCAGGTGTCCTGTCTCACAAGTGCAGTTTCTTCCGCTAGCCCCTTGCTTTCCAGACCACTGTCAACAGAAGTACCAAGTGATTCACAG TTCTATGGGAAATGGAGAGATCCAGATACCAATCAGGAGATCTTTAGTCTGCCTCCCCCTTCAAAAAGCATGGAAGTAGAAGGCCTCATACGCTTGCATGAAGAAGTACGGAGGTTGAAGGGAAAG GAAGAGCTCAGGAAGCGCCTGGATCAGCAGGAGCAGGTGATGAAGGCGGCCTCAGAAGAGGCAAGCGAATTGCTGAAGCGCTTTGATGAACTCAAGGAGCTGAAGCAGCATCAGGAATATCAAGACCTGCAGCAAGTCATAGAGAACAG CTGCAAAGAAACTCAAGGGCaacaggaaaaactgaaagagGAGCATCGACGCAGAGCCAAG CTTTTGAACCGGAAATTGCGTGAAGCAGAGCAGCAGCGTCAGCGCCAAGAGGAACTGGAGCGCCTTCGCAAGGAGGAGAGCCAGGAGAGGCTCCGCCgcctctattcaatccaagaGGAGGTGCTGCGGATCAATCAACAGATTGGCATCAATAACAAGCATAAGGATTTGCCTGGGACTGACCTCTCAGCATACAGTAACCGCAGCAATCAGATTTGTGGAGAAATGTCTGGGCTTGTCCGCATGGCTAATGAG AGAGGGTTTCCTGCTCAGGTGGACGTGGCCTCCGCTGAACATGTACTCCTGGAAATGCAAGGGTTAATTGCCAATATGCAGCGAGAGATTGGTGTAGCCATAGAAGAGAAGAGGAGGTGTGAggaggcagcggcggcagcagccagAGAGAGGCAGAAGGAGTTGCAGAAGCAGGAGCTTGCAAAGACCCAGGTCTCAAAACCTGTGATGCTTGTCGAAGGGAAGTCTGCAAAGGCTG GGCTTCAGGTGAAAGCAGTGGAGAAAACTTTGCAGTGGTACCAGCAACTACAAAAAGAGTGTGAGCAGTGCATTGCTTCCTTTAGTGGACTGGCAGACAGCCAAGACAGCCAG gtgaaaaaaatcaaaatggatTTGCAGAAGGCAGCCACCATCCCAGTCAGCCAGATTTCTATCATAGGAG GTTCCCAGCTGAGAGAGATATTTGACAAAATCAATAACCTCCTTTCAGGAAAGTCTGTACAGAGTGGTGGACGCCATGTAACTGTTTCTCAACATCCTCAAGGTCTGACATTCGTTTATTTCAAACTGGCAGAAAAGTTTGTG AGACAAGGAGAGGAGGAAGTGGCTTCGCATTTTGAGGCGGCGTTCCCAATCGCCGTGGTGGCTTCAGGCATCTGGGAGTTGCACCCCAAGGTCGGGGATCTCATTCTGGCACACCTGCACAAAAAGTGTCCTTATGCTGTCCCGTTCTACCCGGCATTGAAGGAAGGCACTCCCCTGGAAGAATATCAGAG GACTCTGGGTTACCAAGTTCAAGATTCAAAAGTAGAGCCACAGGACAACTTTCTGAAACGAATGTCGGGGATGATTCGCCTGTATGCTGCTATCCTCCAGCTTCGGTGGCCTTATGCAAATAGCCAGGGG ACTCACCCACACGGACTGAACCATGCTTGGTGCTGGCTGGCACAAATGTTGAACATGGAACCTCTGGCAGATGTGACAGCTACGCTTCTGTTTGACTTTTTGGAG GTCTGTGGGAATGCTCTTATGAAGCAATACCAGGTGCAGTTTTGGAAGATGATCCTGCTTATCAGAGAAGAGTATTTCCCAAG AATTGAAGCAGTTACAAGTGCTGGAGAAATGGGTTCCTTAATGAGGTTCAAGGAGTTCTTGGAg AAATGTTTACAACGGAAGGAAATTCCTCTGCCAAAGGGATTTTTGCCGCCATCTTTTTGGAAGTCATGA